A segment of the Mercurialis annua linkage group LG4, ddMerAnnu1.2, whole genome shotgun sequence genome:
CAACTGGCTTGCTGCTCAATGCGGGTGTGAATGTGTTGAAGAATGGAGAAAGCAAATGTATATTTCAAGTAGCAAACGCAAGCGCCTTGTACCTGATACATACCGTGATGAATGGGACGATGAACATATTCTCTTGGAAGCCTATGAGGACTTCAGCAAGTACACTTCAAAAGGATAGGGTCATAATTCCGTTTCTTAATAAAAGCAGATGATACAAATAGTAACCTTACAAGCTCAAAGGAACCACCCATTGAATTTTTACAGTTGATCTCCTAAATACCATCTGCTATATTACTGTCACATTTGTCTATATCCCATTGTTCTGATAAATTCTAAAGAATAAAGAGTTCTAAAAAGAGATTTTCAAATGCATTAATTATTGTACTTGAAGTGTAGCCTGTTTTCTACTTTTATCAAAGCTTCATTTGTGAtgtatttgaaaaatgaacCAACTTCTggatgtaaaaaaataaaagcttaTGTGTTTTGAACCTCTATTCCTCATAGCACAGGTAGAAGAAAAGCtttcaattataatattttttctttttaggtaCAGATGTCGCCGGATAAATTTCTTAAAGAAGGTTTTTAAAGCCTCCATCCAACGGCTGCTGGTTGGGGTGACGTGTTTTCCACGGAGCCACTAGCTTACTATTTAACCACCTCTGGCTGAAGATTTTCTTAGGtgaaccaaacatttaaaaagttcgTTTCTTTGTCATTTAGTCATTTCTACCAATGGCAACCAAGACTCTTAAATCCTGCCAAGTTGCTGTAATCGGCGCCGGACCCGCCGGCCTTGTGACTGCACGTGAACTCCGGCGAGAGGGCCATAAAGTCACCGTCTTTGAACGACAAAACAAAGTTGGCGGGACTTGGGTCTACAGTTCCGAGGCTGAATCTGACCCGATGAGCATCGACCCCAACCGAAACGTAATTCACTCGAGCGTGTATGAGTCCCTGCGCATGAACTTTTGTAGAGAAGTAATGGGCTATGGAGATTACCCGTTTATAgcaaaaaaagatgatataacggTAGACCCAAACAAGTACCCTTGTCATAGAGAGGTGTTTCAATATCTGCAAGATTTTGCGAAAGAGTTTAACATTGAAGAGTTGGTGAGACTTGAAACAGAGGTAGTTTATGTTGGGTTAGTTGATGATACAAATATTACTAAGTGGAAAGTCAGGTCTAGAAACAAGATTGGTAATGATGGTCAGTTTAAAATTGATGAAGAGATTTATGATGCTGTTGTTGTTTGTAATGGGCACTACTTTGAACCTCGTATTGCTGATATTCCAGGTAATTAAGTTATCTGCTTGTGTTGGATTCTTATTCAA
Coding sequences within it:
- the LOC126676296 gene encoding flavin-containing monooxygenase FMO GS-OX-like 3 isoform X2, whose translation is MATKTLKSCQVAVIGAGPAGLVTARELRREGHKVTVFERQNKVGGTWVYSSEAESDPMSIDPNRNVIHSSVYESLRMNFCREVMGYGDYPFIAKKDDITVDPNKYPCHREVFQYLQDFAKEFNIEELVRLETEVVYVGLVDDTNITKWKVRSRNKIGNDGQFKIDEEIYDAVVVCNGHYFEPRIADIPGMNSWPGKQMHSHNYRVPEPFQDQVVIFIGHSISSKEISKEVAGVAKEVHIASRSVADETYEKQPGYDNMWLHSMIESIHEDGSVVFRNGRVVRAHFILHCTGYKYHFPFLDIHDTVTVDRDGNRVGPLYKHVFPPALAPGLSFVGIPIK